Proteins encoded within one genomic window of Acidobacteriota bacterium:
- the uvrC gene encoding excinuclease ABC subunit UvrC, with translation MKPLSPELEQKLARLPDSPGCYRFLDGKGRVLYVGKAKSLRARVRSYFQPSAQHPPRTLALVAEIRDLDLILTSSEVEALILENNLIKEHRPRYNVLLRDDKSFPYLRLTTSEAFPRVQLVRRPRAGKDPTYGPFLPASHARRTLRLIPRFFQVANCHLPFDGRQRPCLYYHLDQCLAPCAGKADPAEYAARVEEAKLFLEGRNEELVAVLRRQMEAASAELAFERAARLRDMIASIESLASRPQMTSVGLEDIDFWSEYRVRDQAAVELFRMRGGRVIGRREFTFDPAPPPESFYDLLLARFYADQEVPREIVLPRFPADRQLIERFLDHRAGHRVRLAAVRSGERRRFLDLVSANAKMLFEARFRSPHAHGVQAIEGLRDLLGLDAAPFRIEGFDISHFQGEAPRASMVVFEGGRPKKADYRIYAIRTAVGGDDYQALREVVRRRYGRLLREGRRLPDLVLIDGGRGQLAAARQALSELGLDSLAAAGLAKREEEIFLPDQAAPLLLDRAEPALRLLQQVRDEAHRFALHHHRKARRRSRLKSELTEVPGVGPVTARRLLEQFGSVRAVREASLEALSGAIGPVRARRLREALDAGDAGSGRRRPSKG, from the coding sequence ATGAAACCCTTGTCCCCCGAGTTGGAGCAGAAGCTGGCACGGCTGCCGGACAGTCCGGGCTGCTACCGCTTTCTGGACGGGAAGGGCAGGGTGCTCTACGTCGGCAAGGCCAAGTCCCTCCGTGCCCGGGTGCGCTCCTACTTCCAGCCCTCCGCTCAGCATCCGCCCCGCACCCTGGCGCTGGTGGCCGAGATCAGGGACCTGGACCTGATCCTCACTTCCAGCGAGGTCGAGGCGCTGATCCTGGAAAACAACCTGATCAAGGAGCACCGCCCGCGTTACAACGTGCTGCTGAGGGATGACAAGAGCTTCCCCTACCTGCGCCTGACCACCAGCGAAGCCTTTCCCCGGGTCCAGTTGGTACGACGACCGCGGGCCGGCAAGGATCCGACCTACGGGCCCTTCCTGCCCGCGTCCCACGCGCGACGCACCCTGCGCCTGATTCCCCGCTTCTTCCAGGTCGCCAATTGCCACCTGCCCTTCGACGGACGCCAGCGACCGTGCCTCTACTACCACCTGGACCAGTGCCTGGCGCCCTGCGCGGGCAAGGCCGATCCGGCCGAGTACGCGGCGCGGGTCGAGGAGGCCAAGCTCTTTCTCGAAGGACGCAACGAAGAGCTTGTGGCGGTTCTGCGGCGCCAGATGGAGGCGGCCAGCGCCGAGCTGGCCTTCGAACGGGCGGCGCGACTGCGGGACATGATCGCCTCCATCGAGAGTCTCGCTTCCCGCCCGCAGATGACCTCGGTGGGACTCGAAGACATCGATTTCTGGTCGGAGTATCGGGTCCGCGACCAGGCCGCGGTGGAGCTGTTCCGCATGCGGGGCGGGAGGGTGATCGGACGCCGGGAGTTCACCTTCGATCCGGCGCCTCCGCCCGAGAGCTTCTACGACCTGCTGCTGGCCCGCTTCTACGCCGACCAGGAGGTGCCCCGGGAGATCGTCCTGCCGCGCTTTCCGGCGGACCGGCAGCTGATCGAGCGTTTCCTGGACCACCGCGCCGGTCACCGGGTGCGCCTGGCCGCCGTGCGCAGCGGAGAGCGTCGACGTTTTCTCGACCTGGTCTCGGCCAACGCCAAGATGCTCTTCGAAGCGCGCTTCCGTTCGCCCCACGCCCACGGCGTGCAGGCGATCGAGGGCCTGCGGGACCTGCTCGGCCTGGATGCCGCGCCCTTCCGCATCGAGGGCTTCGACATCAGCCATTTCCAGGGAGAAGCGCCCCGGGCCTCGATGGTCGTCTTCGAGGGCGGCCGGCCGAAAAAGGCGGACTACCGCATCTACGCAATCCGGACCGCGGTCGGAGGCGACGACTACCAGGCCCTGCGGGAAGTGGTTCGGCGGCGTTACGGGCGGCTGCTGCGGGAAGGCCGCCGGCTGCCCGACCTGGTGCTGATCGACGGCGGGCGCGGTCAGCTCGCGGCGGCTCGCCAGGCGCTGAGCGAACTGGGGCTCGATTCCCTGGCCGCAGCGGGACTGGCCAAGCGGGAGGAAGAGATCTTCCTCCCCGACCAGGCGGCCCCCCTGCTGCTCGATCGGGCGGAACCGGCGCTGCGCCTGCTCCAGCAGGTGCGCGACGAGGCCCACCGTTTCGCCCTCCACCACCACCGCAAGGCCCGCCGCCGGAGCCGCCTGAAGAGTGAGCTGACCGAAGTGCCGGGAGTCGGGCCGGTCACCGCGCGGCGACTGCTCGAGCAGTTCGGCTCGGTCCGTGCCGTACGGGAAGCTTCCCTCGAGGCCTTGAGCGGGGCCATCGGACCGGTCCGGGCCCGGCGGCTGCGGGAAGCCCTCGACGCCGGCGACGCGGGATCCGGTCGCCGGCGACCCTCGAAAGGTTAG
- the uvrB gene encoding excinuclease ABC subunit UvrB codes for MSRQAGFRIVSDFEPAGDQPAAIDQLCRGLEQGLRDQVLLGVTGSGKTFTIAQVIQRCQVPTLVMAHNKTLAAQLYQEFRSFFPHNAVEYFVSYYDYYQPEAYIPQSDVYIEKEATINEEIDRMRHSATRQLFERRDVIIVASVSCIYGLGSPEAYHGMMLLLERGAREGRDHLLRRLVEIQYQRSGGDLRPGSFRVRGDTVDIWPAYDDTALRVEFFGDEIDRVRRIDPLRAVTVEEVERFPVYPNSHYVTPREKLVEAMRSIREELDARVAELHALGKRLEAQRLSQRTQFDLEMIQEAGYCHGIENYSRHLTGRRPGQPPPTLMDYLPPDALLVVDESHQTVPQVRAMYRGDRSRKQTLVEWGFRLPSAMDNRPLTFEEWEAIRPRTIFVSATPAEYELNLTGGEIAEQVVRPTGLLDPELILRPVEGQVDDLLGEARARAERNERVLVTTLTKRMAEELTEHFRDNRVRVEYLHSDVQTLDRIRILRDLRAGEFDVLVGVNLLREGLDLPEVSLVAVLDADKQGYLRSATALIQTIGRAARNVEGKVILYADRITPALRQAIDETERRRRRQKAWNEKMGITPASIVKRIDEVLGSVYEKDYLTVPSTTEDGAPMTFEEIVRTIGELERDMFEAASKMEFEKAAELRDRIRALREKEALAPR; via the coding sequence ATGAGCCGGCAGGCCGGTTTCCGTATCGTCTCCGACTTCGAACCCGCGGGGGATCAGCCCGCGGCCATCGACCAGCTCTGCCGCGGACTCGAACAGGGCTTGCGCGACCAGGTGCTGCTGGGGGTCACCGGCTCCGGCAAGACCTTCACCATCGCCCAGGTCATCCAGCGCTGCCAGGTGCCGACCCTGGTCATGGCCCACAACAAGACCCTCGCCGCCCAGCTCTACCAGGAATTTCGCTCGTTCTTCCCGCACAACGCCGTGGAGTATTTCGTCTCCTACTACGACTACTACCAGCCCGAGGCCTACATCCCCCAGTCGGACGTCTACATCGAGAAGGAAGCGACGATCAACGAGGAGATCGACCGCATGCGCCATTCGGCCACGCGGCAGCTTTTCGAACGCCGGGACGTGATCATCGTCGCCTCGGTCTCCTGCATCTACGGACTGGGCTCCCCCGAGGCCTACCACGGCATGATGCTCCTGCTCGAGCGGGGCGCGCGGGAAGGCCGGGATCACCTGCTGCGGCGGCTGGTGGAGATCCAGTACCAGCGCAGCGGGGGCGACCTGCGACCCGGTTCCTTCCGGGTGCGGGGCGATACGGTGGACATCTGGCCGGCCTACGACGACACGGCCCTGCGGGTGGAGTTCTTCGGCGACGAGATCGACCGGGTGCGGCGCATCGATCCCCTGCGGGCGGTCACCGTCGAAGAAGTCGAACGTTTCCCGGTGTATCCCAACTCGCACTACGTCACACCCCGGGAAAAGCTGGTCGAAGCGATGCGCTCGATCCGCGAAGAACTCGACGCGCGGGTGGCCGAGCTGCACGCCCTGGGCAAGCGGCTCGAGGCCCAGCGCCTGAGCCAGCGCACCCAATTCGACCTGGAGATGATCCAGGAGGCCGGCTACTGCCACGGCATCGAGAACTACTCCCGGCACCTCACCGGCCGCCGGCCGGGGCAGCCTCCTCCCACGCTGATGGACTACCTGCCTCCCGACGCCCTGCTGGTGGTGGACGAATCCCACCAGACGGTGCCCCAGGTGCGGGCCATGTACCGCGGCGATCGCTCGCGCAAGCAGACCCTGGTGGAATGGGGGTTCCGCCTGCCCTCGGCGATGGACAACCGGCCGCTGACCTTCGAGGAGTGGGAAGCGATCCGCCCGCGGACGATCTTCGTCTCAGCCACCCCCGCGGAGTACGAGCTGAACCTCACCGGTGGGGAAATCGCCGAACAGGTGGTGCGGCCCACGGGCCTGCTCGACCCGGAGTTGATCCTACGCCCGGTCGAAGGGCAGGTGGACGATCTGCTGGGCGAGGCGCGCGCCCGCGCGGAACGCAACGAGAGGGTACTGGTCACCACGCTGACCAAGCGCATGGCCGAAGAACTCACCGAGCATTTCCGCGACAACAGGGTTCGGGTGGAGTACCTGCACTCGGACGTGCAGACCCTCGACCGGATCCGGATCTTGCGGGACCTGCGGGCGGGGGAGTTCGACGTGCTGGTGGGGGTCAACCTGCTGCGCGAGGGCCTGGACCTGCCGGAGGTCTCCCTGGTGGCGGTACTCGACGCGGACAAGCAGGGCTACCTGCGCTCGGCGACCGCGCTGATCCAGACCATCGGCCGCGCGGCCCGCAACGTCGAGGGCAAGGTGATCCTCTACGCCGACCGGATCACCCCCGCCCTGCGCCAGGCGATCGACGAGACCGAACGCCGACGCCGGCGCCAGAAGGCCTGGAACGAGAAGATGGGCATCACCCCGGCTTCGATCGTCAAGCGCATCGATGAAGTCCTGGGGTCGGTCTACGAGAAGGACTACCTGACGGTTCCCTCCACCACCGAAGACGGGGCTCCGATGACCTTCGAGGAGATCGTACGCACCATCGGGGAACTGGAGCGGGACATGTTCGAGGCGGCCTCCAAGATGGAGTTCGAGAAGGCCGCGGAGTTGCGTGACCGGATCCGGGCACTGCGCGAGAAAGAAGCCCTGGCGCCGCGCTGA
- the lysS gene encoding lysine--tRNA ligase, whose protein sequence is MTEPNTKEQASAGGESHWADRAASQIAATGSGPFVVCTGISPSGPFHVGHLREILTGDAVTRALRDQGQDARLVFIVDNLDPLRKVYPFLDPEIFADKVGFPLVALPGPDGQGRYDQHFLAPFLDALETLGVDADIRPASEFYGSGQMNDVVFTALEKRDTIARILEEVTGKTVPPEWSPWNPRDPDSGRICAARVLDFDRREGWIRFRVTESGAEHVRRVTEGGKLTWRVDWPARWKALGVSVEPFGKDHASRGGSYDSGKRLAREVFDMEPPFPIVYEWIALKGQGDMSASRGNVLEPSRLLEAVPPEVLRYVVLKARPTRAIRFDPGLPLLRVADEVDRGAEGGPPNRALELSTAADVERLGVPWRHLVLVGQIADFDPDRAREILERGGYRDLEPSALARRLEMVRRWLESFAPEEVKVSVCATLPASVAELSESQKRLLGRLAEALESLDDPEAIQATIRELGGAEDGPGVGEGFKAVYRALIDRDRGPRAGHFIAALGPRQVARRLAEAAGS, encoded by the coding sequence ATGACAGAGCCTAACACCAAAGAACAGGCCTCGGCGGGCGGCGAGAGCCACTGGGCGGATCGAGCGGCCAGCCAGATCGCCGCTACCGGCAGCGGTCCCTTCGTGGTCTGCACGGGCATCTCACCCTCCGGCCCCTTCCACGTGGGCCACCTGAGAGAGATCCTCACCGGCGACGCCGTGACACGGGCCCTCCGCGATCAGGGACAGGACGCGCGGCTGGTCTTCATCGTGGACAACCTCGATCCGCTGAGGAAGGTCTATCCCTTCCTGGATCCCGAGATCTTCGCCGACAAGGTGGGCTTTCCCCTGGTCGCCCTGCCGGGCCCCGACGGGCAGGGACGATACGACCAGCATTTCCTCGCCCCCTTCCTCGACGCCCTCGAAACCCTCGGTGTCGATGCCGACATCCGCCCGGCCTCCGAGTTCTACGGCTCGGGGCAGATGAACGACGTGGTCTTCACCGCTCTCGAGAAACGGGACACCATCGCCCGGATCCTCGAAGAGGTGACCGGCAAGACGGTGCCCCCCGAGTGGTCCCCCTGGAACCCGCGGGATCCCGACAGCGGGCGCATCTGCGCGGCTCGAGTGCTCGATTTCGACCGCCGGGAGGGCTGGATCCGCTTCCGCGTGACGGAGAGCGGGGCCGAGCACGTCCGCCGGGTCACCGAGGGGGGCAAGCTGACCTGGAGAGTCGACTGGCCGGCCCGCTGGAAGGCGCTGGGGGTCAGCGTCGAACCCTTCGGCAAGGATCACGCCTCCCGCGGAGGGAGTTACGACAGCGGCAAGCGGCTGGCCCGTGAGGTCTTCGACATGGAGCCGCCGTTCCCCATCGTCTACGAGTGGATCGCCCTCAAGGGGCAGGGGGACATGTCCGCCAGCCGGGGCAACGTGCTCGAGCCTTCCCGGCTGCTCGAAGCGGTGCCCCCGGAAGTGCTGCGCTACGTCGTGCTCAAGGCCCGCCCGACCCGGGCGATTCGCTTCGACCCCGGCCTGCCGCTGCTGCGGGTGGCCGACGAGGTCGACCGGGGCGCCGAGGGCGGCCCACCCAACCGGGCCCTGGAACTCTCCACCGCCGCGGACGTGGAGCGGCTGGGCGTACCCTGGAGGCACCTGGTGCTGGTCGGTCAAATCGCGGATTTCGATCCGGACCGGGCCCGGGAGATCCTCGAGCGGGGAGGCTATCGCGATCTCGAACCCTCGGCCCTGGCCCGCCGGCTCGAAATGGTCCGCCGCTGGCTCGAGTCTTTCGCGCCGGAGGAAGTGAAGGTCAGCGTCTGCGCCACCTTGCCGGCTTCCGTGGCGGAACTCAGCGAGAGCCAGAAGCGGCTGCTCGGGCGCCTGGCCGAGGCCCTCGAATCCCTCGACGACCCCGAGGCCATCCAGGCGACGATCCGCGAGCTGGGCGGGGCGGAAGACGGCCCCGGAGTGGGTGAGGGTTTCAAGGCCGTCTACCGGGCGCTGATCGACCGGGACAGGGGCCCGCGGGCGGGGCATTTCATCGCTGCCCTCGGACCGCGCCAGGTGGCCCGGCGCCTGGCCGAGGCGGCGGGATCCTGA
- the fbp gene encoding class 1 fructose-bisphosphatase: MQRQPLTLIEHITRAQASFPDATGDFTQLMEAIALACKLVAREVNKAGVGQLLGLAGRRNVQGEQVARLDEFANDTLVHTLSRTGVVCALGSEELAVPILLPGSVSEGKYAVLFDPLDGSSNIDLAMPVGTIFGVYRRSSQAGRLGEVSDLLQPARALIAAGYAVYGSSTVFVYTTGEGVHGFTLDPSIGEFLLSHPDIRVPERGSILSINIANRPGWDSATTRAVDRWLGRGGGLTSRYVGSLVADAHRALLRGGLFAYPADTSHPEGKLRLLYEAGPMALLFEKAGGAAGDGRRSILDIQPRDLHDRTPLILAGKADYELWRDALGEDDESR, encoded by the coding sequence ATGCAACGACAGCCGCTGACCCTCATCGAGCACATCACCCGCGCCCAGGCCAGTTTTCCCGACGCCACCGGCGACTTCACCCAGCTGATGGAGGCCATCGCCCTGGCCTGCAAGCTGGTCGCCAGGGAGGTCAACAAGGCCGGCGTGGGCCAGCTGCTGGGCCTGGCGGGCCGGCGCAACGTCCAGGGTGAACAGGTGGCCCGGCTCGACGAGTTCGCCAACGACACCCTGGTCCACACCCTCTCGCGCACCGGTGTGGTCTGCGCCCTGGGCTCCGAGGAGTTGGCCGTTCCGATTCTGCTTCCCGGCAGCGTTTCCGAGGGCAAGTACGCCGTGCTCTTCGATCCCCTCGATGGTTCCTCCAACATCGACCTGGCGATGCCCGTGGGGACCATTTTCGGGGTCTACCGCCGCAGCAGCCAGGCGGGACGGCTCGGCGAGGTGAGCGACCTGCTGCAGCCGGCCCGGGCGCTGATCGCCGCGGGTTACGCGGTCTACGGCTCGAGCACGGTCTTCGTCTACACCACCGGCGAGGGGGTCCATGGGTTCACCCTCGATCCGAGCATCGGCGAGTTTCTGCTCTCGCATCCCGACATCCGCGTGCCGGAGCGGGGTTCGATCCTCTCGATCAACATCGCCAACCGCCCGGGCTGGGACTCGGCGACCACCCGCGCCGTCGACCGCTGGCTCGGCCGCGGTGGCGGTCTGACCTCTCGTTACGTGGGCAGCCTGGTGGCCGACGCTCACCGCGCCCTGCTCCGCGGCGGGCTCTTCGCCTACCCCGCCGATACCAGTCACCCGGAAGGCAAGCTGCGGCTGCTTTACGAGGCCGGGCCGATGGCGCTGCTTTTCGAGAAGGCCGGCGGCGCAGCCGGCGACGGTCGCCGGTCGATCCTCGACATTCAGCCCCGGGATCTGCACGACAGGACTCCGCTGATTCTCGCGGGAAAAGCCGATTACGAGCTCTGGCGGGACGCTCTGGGTGAAGACGACGAGAGCCGGTAG
- a CDS encoding methyltransferase domain-containing protein, which produces MDVAAVGRFYDRFAGLYDIVFNQVFQPGRVESIGAMDFRQGDRVLEVGVGTGLNLPLYPSGVRVVGIDLSSSMLEEARRRRRVAEGGARIHLGLMDATQMAFPDNAFDFVYAPYVISVVPHPREVVAEMGRVCRPGGKVVIVNHFGSRHRFGHWLEQKLTPLTQHMGFRLDLPVESVLGLDDLEKVDDRRVNMLKLWRLLVFEKKPTPAH; this is translated from the coding sequence ATGGACGTGGCCGCTGTCGGCAGGTTCTACGACCGTTTCGCCGGGCTGTATGACATCGTCTTCAACCAGGTTTTCCAGCCGGGAAGGGTCGAGTCCATCGGAGCGATGGACTTCCGCCAGGGTGACAGGGTGCTCGAGGTGGGGGTCGGGACGGGGCTGAATCTGCCGCTCTATCCCAGCGGGGTCCGCGTGGTGGGGATCGACCTGTCGAGTTCCATGCTCGAGGAGGCCCGCCGGCGCCGGCGGGTCGCCGAGGGGGGCGCGAGGATCCATCTCGGGCTGATGGACGCCACGCAGATGGCCTTCCCCGACAATGCTTTCGATTTCGTCTACGCGCCCTACGTGATCTCGGTGGTGCCCCACCCGCGGGAGGTGGTCGCCGAGATGGGCCGCGTCTGCCGGCCCGGGGGCAAGGTGGTCATCGTCAACCACTTCGGCAGCCGGCACCGCTTCGGCCACTGGCTCGAGCAGAAGTTGACGCCCCTCACCCAGCACATGGGATTCCGCCTCGATCTGCCGGTGGAATCGGTCCTCGGCCTCGACGACCTCGAGAAGGTCGACGACCGCCGGGTCAACATGCTCAAGCTCTGGCGCCTGCTGGTCTTCGAAAAGAAGCCGACACCCGCCCACTAG
- a CDS encoding NAD-binding protein, whose amino-acid sequence MKRTGLPHIYLGHPLLAAALAVGSLLAAGTIAFKIAGGPTWTLLDAFYMSVITVTTVGFAEVHPLTPAGQVVAIVLILVGTGLVIYILGSLSEAVVRGRMFWRRRTLRRIQRMSQHYIVCGYGRVGQAVCQQIREHGGSYVVVNREDAPTPQPAPWVVGDATDDDVLRQAGIERARGLVTALGSDAENIYTVLAARSLNPELLIVARCSEDRSARKLLAAGADRVLNPYERGGLLIAQVMLRPQVVDFIDAISQGVGIDIHLEQVEVGRESSLVGTALRDSPIRRELDIIITAILKAAGEKLFNPSPDEPIEAGDVLIAMGRPSALDRLSRLAAGAGE is encoded by the coding sequence GTGAAACGCACAGGCCTGCCACACATCTATCTCGGGCATCCCCTGCTCGCCGCCGCCCTGGCGGTGGGCAGCCTGCTCGCAGCCGGCACCATCGCCTTCAAGATCGCCGGCGGGCCCACCTGGACCCTGCTGGACGCCTTCTACATGTCGGTGATCACGGTCACCACGGTGGGTTTCGCCGAGGTGCACCCCCTGACGCCGGCAGGCCAGGTGGTGGCCATCGTCCTGATCCTGGTGGGCACGGGCCTGGTGATCTACATCCTGGGCAGCCTTTCCGAGGCCGTCGTCCGGGGCCGGATGTTCTGGCGCCGGCGCACCCTGCGGAGGATCCAGCGCATGTCCCAGCATTACATCGTCTGCGGTTACGGCCGCGTGGGCCAGGCGGTCTGCCAACAGATCCGCGAGCACGGCGGATCCTACGTGGTGGTCAACCGGGAAGACGCCCCGACGCCCCAGCCGGCGCCCTGGGTCGTGGGCGACGCCACCGACGACGATGTCCTTCGCCAGGCGGGGATCGAGCGCGCCCGCGGGCTGGTCACCGCCCTGGGCTCGGATGCCGAGAACATTTACACCGTCCTCGCCGCCCGTTCCCTCAATCCCGAACTGCTGATCGTCGCCCGCTGCAGCGAAGACCGCTCGGCGCGCAAACTGCTGGCCGCGGGAGCCGACAGGGTGCTCAACCCCTACGAGCGGGGCGGCCTGCTGATCGCCCAGGTGATGCTCCGGCCCCAGGTCGTGGATTTCATCGACGCCATCTCCCAGGGGGTCGGCATCGACATCCACCTCGAGCAGGTGGAGGTGGGCCGGGAGTCCTCGCTGGTGGGCACCGCCCTGAGGGATAGCCCGATCCGGCGGGAACTTGATATCATCATCACCGCCATCCTCAAAGCGGCCGGTGAGAAGCTCTTCAACCCCTCTCCCGACGAGCCGATCGAGGCTGGAGACGTCCTGATCGCCATGGGACGTCCTTCCGCCCTGGACCGGCTCTCACGGCTGGCCGCGGGGGCGGGGGAGTGA
- a CDS encoding Mrp/NBP35 family ATP-binding protein: MPSVETLRQILSTVPFPGFSRDIVSTGSVTKIDVEGDVVTVSLQADGSDDETRRRLAEAVRQALAGQEGVSEVKVRFAAAGPVRLPVAGQAAEPTPAPPKGPQAKNIIGVASGKGGVGKSTVAVNLAVTLARQGRRVAFLDADVHGPSAPLMFGLEGSRPERADEQGRPLPLEAFGVKIMSMGFFVERGNAVIWRGPIVGNFIRQLLTDVAWGELDDLIIDFPPGTGDAQLTISQTIRMTGAVVVTTPNDLALIDALKAIAMFRKVEIPVLGIVENMSFFVCPGCGEKHEIFGRGGADRAVKDEQIPLLGRVPIDPQVVLESDKGRPVVIDRPEAPAALAYGKIARAVVDAAEVPETGKGGLGRFLERFGGK, from the coding sequence ATGCCGAGCGTCGAGACCCTGCGCCAGATCCTGTCCACCGTGCCCTTCCCCGGTTTTTCCCGCGACATCGTCAGCACGGGCAGCGTGACGAAGATCGATGTGGAGGGGGACGTGGTGACCGTCAGTCTCCAGGCCGACGGCAGCGACGACGAGACCCGTCGGCGACTGGCGGAGGCCGTGCGCCAGGCGCTCGCCGGCCAAGAGGGGGTGAGCGAGGTCAAGGTGCGTTTCGCCGCGGCCGGCCCCGTGCGCCTGCCCGTGGCCGGTCAGGCCGCCGAACCCACCCCCGCGCCGCCCAAGGGCCCCCAGGCGAAGAACATCATCGGGGTGGCCTCGGGCAAGGGCGGCGTGGGCAAGAGCACCGTGGCGGTGAACCTGGCCGTCACGCTGGCCCGCCAGGGACGCCGGGTCGCTTTTCTCGACGCCGACGTCCACGGCCCCTCGGCCCCGCTGATGTTCGGCCTCGAGGGCAGCCGCCCCGAGCGGGCCGACGAGCAGGGTCGCCCCCTACCCCTCGAGGCCTTCGGCGTGAAGATCATGTCGATGGGCTTTTTCGTCGAACGGGGCAACGCGGTGATCTGGCGCGGCCCCATCGTGGGCAACTTCATCCGGCAGCTGCTGACCGACGTGGCCTGGGGCGAGCTGGACGATCTGATCATCGACTTCCCCCCCGGCACGGGAGACGCCCAGTTGACCATCTCCCAGACCATCCGCATGACCGGTGCGGTGGTGGTGACGACTCCCAACGACCTGGCCCTGATCGACGCCCTCAAGGCCATCGCCATGTTCCGCAAGGTAGAGATTCCGGTGCTGGGGATCGTGGAGAACATGTCCTTTTTCGTCTGCCCGGGATGCGGAGAGAAACACGAGATCTTCGGCCGCGGCGGAGCGGATCGCGCCGTGAAAGACGAGCAGATCCCCCTGCTGGGAAGAGTGCCCATCGATCCCCAGGTGGTGCTCGAATCCGACAAGGGACGCCCGGTGGTCATCGACCGACCGGAGGCTCCCGCCGCCCTGGCCTACGGGAAGATCGCCCGGGCCGTGGTGGATGCCGCCGAGGTCCCCGAGACCGGGAAAGGGGGATTGGGGCGCTTTCTGGAACGCTTCGGAGGAAAGTGA
- a CDS encoding pyridoxal phosphate-dependent aminotransferase yields the protein MSLRVADHVRPLRRTLIREIFESAPAEAINLGLGQPDLEAPPALRAALAAAAEHGPGGYGPTAGLEALREEIAADYPDLGLGSSDVLVTAGCQQATFVTLGCLLDPGDEILVPDPGFPGAERAAVAWSARARGYPLPEERNFHLDPEQVEALITPRTRAVVVISPSNPVGTVESAGTIQALVDLSARAGVALILDDTYRDLCWTAPRAPGIATVLPDHVVICGGLSKSLALTGWRVGWALCRNPAFMARLVALQQTVLTCASTPIQIGARAAFTAEGRRGRDRLVERFRRRRERVTSLLPPACRRAPMEGAFYAWIHAGGAGSRELARQLLEEDGVVVIPGEAFGPGGDGWIRVSYARREEELEKALERIALRLEAGDR from the coding sequence ATGAGCCTTCGTGTCGCCGACCACGTACGGCCCTTGCGGCGGACCCTGATCCGCGAAATCTTCGAATCGGCACCGGCCGAGGCGATCAACCTGGGCCTCGGTCAGCCGGATCTCGAAGCACCACCGGCACTGCGGGCCGCCCTCGCGGCGGCCGCCGAGCACGGCCCGGGGGGCTACGGCCCCACCGCGGGTCTCGAGGCGCTGCGGGAGGAAATCGCCGCGGACTACCCGGACCTGGGCCTGGGATCCTCCGACGTGCTGGTCACGGCGGGCTGTCAGCAGGCGACTTTCGTCACCCTGGGCTGCCTGCTCGATCCTGGCGATGAAATCCTGGTACCCGATCCCGGCTTCCCGGGGGCCGAGCGGGCGGCGGTCGCCTGGTCCGCCCGGGCCCGCGGCTACCCGCTGCCGGAAGAGCGGAACTTTCACCTGGACCCCGAACAGGTCGAGGCGCTGATCACGCCCCGCACCCGCGCGGTGGTGGTGATCTCTCCGTCCAACCCGGTCGGGACCGTGGAAAGCGCCGGGACGATCCAGGCGCTGGTGGACCTCAGCGCCCGGGCCGGCGTGGCCCTGATCCTCGACGACACCTACCGGGACCTGTGCTGGACCGCGCCGCGGGCCCCCGGCATCGCCACGGTGTTACCCGACCACGTGGTGATCTGCGGCGGACTCTCGAAATCCCTGGCCCTGACCGGATGGCGTGTGGGCTGGGCCCTGTGCCGGAATCCGGCCTTCATGGCCCGGCTGGTGGCGCTCCAGCAGACGGTGCTCACCTGCGCGTCCACGCCGATCCAGATCGGGGCCCGCGCCGCCTTCACCGCCGAGGGCCGGCGGGGGCGGGATCGACTCGTCGAGCGCTTCCGCCGAAGGCGGGAGAGAGTCACCAGCCTGCTGCCCCCCGCATGTCGCCGGGCGCCGATGGAAGGCGCGTTCTACGCATGGATCCACGCCGGTGGCGCGGGGAGCCGCGAGCTGGCCCGCCAACTGCTCGAGGAAGACGGCGTGGTGGTGATTCCGGGAGAAGCGTTCGGCCCGGGCGGCGACGGGTGGATCCGAGTCAGCTACGCCCGGCGCGAGGAAGAACTCGAAAAGGCCCTCGAGCGCATCGCGCTCCGTCTCGAAGCGGGCGACCGCTAG